The DNA sequence CCGGGGGCGGCGCACACCGCTCCCGGGCCCCGGGCGTTCAGGGCCGCGCGCCCGCGTCCTCGGGGGCCGGTGCCGCCGCGGGCGCGCCGGGCCGCCGCTCCCCGCGGCCCGGGAGGTGCTCCTCCAGGAGCAGCCCGAGCGCGGCCAGCGTCATCAGGCCGCCGACGAGGAAGGTGCCCCGGACACCGAGGAGGGGAAGCAGCAGACCGCCCGCGAGGGCGCCCGCGGCCACCCCGGAGTTGTACGCGGCGCTGTTCGCCGCGATGGCCGTCTCGGTGCGCCCCGGGGCGACGTACATGACCTGGCTCTGCGTGGCCATGAAGATCGGGCCGAGCGACGCGCCGAGGAACACGATCATCACGGTGGCGACCGCCCGCGAACCGCCCGCAGCGTACAGGCCGAGCAGCGCCGCCGCCTGCGTGGCCACCGGCAGCGTGAGCGTCGCGCGCGGGAAGCGGTCCAGGAGCCGCCCGTAGACCGTGACGCCGACGATGCCGGTGACGCCGAGGACGAGCAGCAGCGTACTGACGGAGGACTCCGAGAACCCGCTCTCGTCCACGAGGAACCGGGAGATGTACGTGTACCCGGTGAAGACCCCGGTGACCGTGAGGGCTGTGACGCTCAGGACGACCACGAAGCGGCGCTTGTCGGGCCTCACCCCGTGGGCGGCGTGCCCCTCCTCCGGGCGCGAGGTCGGCAGGGCGGTGGCGATGACGAGGAACGAGGGGACGGCGAGCGCCCCCACCACCAGGAAGGGCACCTGCCAGCTCGTGTGCTGGCCCAGCCAGGTGCCGCCGGGCACGCCGAGGACGAGCGCGGCCGAACCGCCCACCGACAGCGCCCCGATGACGCGGCCCCGCACCTGCGGCGGGAAGAGCCCCACCGCGACGGGCCCCATCACCGCCCAGAACAGCGCCTGGGCCACCGCCGTCACGAGCCGGGCGGCCATCAGGACCCAGTAGGACGAGACCAGGGCGGACACGACGCTCGCCAGGAGCAGCGCGGCGAGCAGCGCGCACAGGACCAGGCGGCGCGGCACGGAGCGGGTCAGCTTCGCGATCGGCACCGAGACCAGGGCGACGGTCAGGCCGTACCCGGACACGAGGAGTCCGATGGCGGAAAGGGACCGGTCCAGGTCGTCCGCCATCAGCTGCAGGATGCCGATCGGTAAGTTCTCGGTGGTGTTGAAGGCGAACGCGCCCAGCATCAGGGCGGCGACCACCGCCACGCCGCGCCGGTTCGTCGACTTCTCCGTCGCCATTCGTCCTCCACGGTCACGGGGCGCACAGTTCATGGGGTGCACACGGAATTTGCGGGTGTACACGACGGTGCGGCCGTGCCGGGAATTTCTCAAGGGGGCGCGGGCTTCTCAGGCGCGCAGGGCGACCGTGAAGCTGCGGCCGTACGCGTGGCGCGTCCTGACGTCGATCCGGGTGCCGCCGGGCACGGCCCGTACGCGCACCCCGTCGTCCGCCTCGACGACGCGCAGCGGGCGGCCGCGCAGCAGGACGCCGACGGTGTCCCTGCCCATGGTCGGATCGGAGACGGCGACGGAGGTGCGCCCGTCGCCGCGTCCCCGCCGTACGAGGACCGAGGCGGGCCCGTCCACGCGCAGGCGCCCCACGTCGTGGCGGCCGTCCGTGAAGGCGTTGAGGGCCGTCAGACCGAGCCCGCGGTGCGTGACCGCTTGCAGGCGCCGGGAGTTGGCGAGGACCGCGACGGACTCGTAGGACCGCAGCCGCGCCTCGGTCGCGTGCGGCAGCAGCGCGTACGCGAACCGCGCCGGGGCGGCACCGGCCTGCTGCTCGACCCCCACGGCGAACACGCGGCGGGTCACGGGCGTGTCCGGGTTCGCCGTCCTGACGACACGGCGGCTGCGCGTCACGTCGTCCAGGGCGACGCGCACCGGGGGCGTGTCGAGGAAGGCGTAGCCGACCGCGCCGCCCCGCGAGGCGTCGGCCCAGCGCAGCCAGGCGAGGCGGCCGACCCCCGTGCCGCTCCAGGACCGCCCGTCGCGCAGCGCCCCGGTGAGGACCACGCGGTCGCCCGGCGCGGCGATCCGCGTGTCGAGGGTCGTGGTCACCGCTCGTCCGGCGGCGTCCGCGACGTCCGCCGCGAGCACGACGACCTCCTCGTCGAACAGGAACCACGACTTGGTGGCGGAGGCGTTGCGGTACGTCACGAAGTCGTCCGGGAGCACAGCCCGGTCGCGGTGGGCGACATCGCTCGACTGCACCATCCCGGCGGCGCCGTACGCGCCGAGGACGGCACCGCCCGAGAACGGGTGGGTGCCGCGCGGGAAGTAGACGTAGGTGTTCTGCGACTCGGAGGACGAGGTGAAGCGCAACGGGTGGGACGGGTTGTCGTAGTACGGCTTCCCGTACAGCTCGGGCACGGAGCGGCGCGTCTGCACCGGGGCCGTGACCCCGGCGAGTCCGTACGGCGAGACGGTGGTGAAGTAGTCGACCCCGAAGGCGCCCGTCTGGTCCTGCCCGGACAGATACAGATAGTGCGCTCCGTCGCCCTGGAACCAGGGCAGCAGGTTCTCCCCGTTCATGTACTCGTACTTGCTGATCCGGTCCGAGCTGCGGGCGAGCGCGAAGGCGTAGCCGGGCCTGCGGTGCACGGTCCTGTCCATGGCGTTGAAGGCGACGCACCGCGCGGCGGGGTTGAGGTCCGCGGCCGGGACGGACGCGTCGCGCACGATGTCGGCGTACCGCACGACGCTGACGGGGGAGACGAACCGGCTCGGGTCGAGGGCGACGCGGGACGACTGCCGCACGTGTTTCACATAGCTCCGCAGGGCGCGCGCGTCCTCGCCGCGCGCGAGCGACGCCAGGTCGACGACGGCTTCGACGACCACGCCCACGTCGGTGTAGCCGCTGTCGGTGCGGGACACCGCCCGGCCCTTGACGATCTCCATCATCCAGCCTTCGAAGATCACCGGCGCGAAGCCGTCGCGCACCCACCGCAGCACGACCGGCACCAGCTCCTCGCCGTGCGCGAACCCTGTTCCGTCGAGGAACTTCAGGGTCTGCACCACCCGGCTGAGGAGGCCCTTCCCGTACGAGCCCGTATAGGCGACGGAGGAGTGCTGGATGAACGATCCGTCGGCGTAGTACCCGTCCGTCACCCCGTGCTTGAGGTCGTACGGGTCGATGGTCGCGAACACCGTCAGCTGGTCGGTGAGCGCCTTGCGCACGCGCGCGTCGTCGGCGAGCAGGACGCCCTGGAGGACGCGGTTGGTGGTGATGTCCGCGAGGTTGGCCCCGGTGTGGAACCGGGAGTCGAGGTTCACGTCCCCGCCGACGCCGTTGCGCAGGTACGCGTCCATGGAGGCGACGTACGCGCGGATCAGCTCGGGGCGGTGGGCGCGGACCGCGTCGGCGAGGAGCGTCAGCGTCCTGCTGATGTGCTGGGAGATCCCGATCTCCCAGTGGAACCAGTTGCCGTAGTAGCCCTTGGCCTGGTCGCCGTAGTACCGCTCGCGCAGCCACACCAGGCCGTCGACGACGCGGCGCTGCACGGCGGTGTTCTCGTACAGGTCGGGGGAGGGGAGCCCGGGCGCGCGGGTGGCGAGGGCGATCTCGTACAGCTTGCGGAAGGCGGTGTTGAGATTGGCCTCGTCGGCGCCGAGCGCGAGGCCGTCGAACAGCTCGTCCGGTCCCGCGTCGTCGAGCGCCTTCAGGTTCGCCCGCGCGGTGCGCTCGACGGCGTCGAGCTTGGTTCGTGTCTCGGCCCTGCCGTTGGACTCCGCGGTCCCGGCGAACACGGCCACCACGTTGGCGACGAGGCGGTCCCGGTCCGCCGCGTCCGCCTGCCGCGAGGGCACGACGCTCAGCAGCCCGGCGGCCGCGAGCGCGGACAGCAGACGTCTGCGGGTGAGGTCCATGGGGTCCTCCGCGAGTGGGGGTGGCCTGTCGGCGGGCGGAGTCAAGCAGAGGGACGGGGCCCGGGCAAGGGGGCGGGGCCGGTGCGGTGCGATCCGGCCGGGCCCGGCACGGACGACGTCCTCCGCCCGGTGGCTGCCGCCGGGCGGAGGACGTCGGTGGGGGGTCGTCGGGCGGCCGGGCTCAACGCCCCTGGAGGCGCTTGACGTTGTCGCCGAACGTCCAGTTCCGGGAGCCGTCCCAGTTGATGGACCAGGTCATCAGGCCCTTGAGGGCGCCGTTGTAGTGGTTCCAGGCCTGGGAGACCAGGCTCGGTGACATGTGCCCGCCGCCCGCGCCCGGCTGCGCGGGCAGGCCCGGCACCTGCTTGTCGTAGGGGACCTTGACGGTGGTGCCCTGGATGTTCAGGCCCTTGTTGAGGCAGTCGGTCTGGGCGACGAAGCCCTGGACGGTGCCCGCGGAGTAGGAGTCGCCGGAGCAGCCGTACATGCTGCCGTTGTAGTACTGCATGTTCAGCCACCACAGGCGGCCGTTGTCCGCGTACTTCTTGACGATCGGCAGGTACGCTCCCCAGATCGAGCCGTACACCACGCTGCCGCCGGTGACGTACGCCGTCTCCGGGGCCATCGTCAGGCCGAAGTTGGGCGGCATCTGGGCGAGCACGCCGTCGATGATGCGGATGAGGTTGGACTGGGACGGCGACAGCTGGTTGATGTTGCCGCTGCCGACGAGGCCGGTCTCGATGTCGATGTCGATCCCGTCGAAGTTGTACTTCTTCAGGATCGGCACGATCGTCTGCACGAAGCGGTCGGCCACCGCGCTCGAACTCAGGTCGATCCCGGCCGCCGCGCCGCCGATCGACATGAGGATCGTGGCGCCGTTGGCCTTGGCCTGGCACATCTCCGCCGGGGTCGCCACCTTCACGGTGGCGTCCATGCCGTCCTCCCACAGCACCGTGCCGTCGGAGCGGATCACCGGGAAGGCGGCGTTGATCACGTTGTAGCCGTGGGCGCCCATGCGGGAGTCGGTGATCGGGGTCCAGCCGAAGGGCGGGTGGACCCCGTTCGAGGCGCCGTCCCAGTTCTCCCAGTAACCCTGGAGCACCTTGCCCGCGGGCCGGGACTTGACCGCGCAGGTGTCGTCCCGCGATGTCGCCGGCGCGTCCGGCGCCGCCGCGGCGGGCAACTGTGCGGCGAAGGCCAGCGCCAGGGCCGCTCCCAACAGACGTACCGTCCGACCGATCATGGCGTGCTCCCTCGGGGAGGCCTTGCTGCGGATGGGAAGTGATGCGGCAGACGGTAAGTAGGTATAGACCTTTCGTCAATAGGTCTGGTCCAACATGAAACTGTCGACGCGTCAGACGCCGAGCCGCCAGCCGTCCCCTTCGGCGGTGACCCGGCCCCCGGTCGGCGGGGCGAAGTGGGTGCCGAGCAGGAGTGCGCCGCTGTCCGCGGCCGAGCCGAGCAGGGTGCGGCGGGTCCTGCGGGCGAGGGCGGGGTCGATGTCCACGCAGCTGGAGATCTCCGGGTGTGCCAGCTGGACGGGGTGGTGGACGGCGTCCCCGGTGATCAGCGCGGTGGCGTCGCCGTCGCCCAGCTCGACGGCGACCTGGCCGGGGGTGTGGCCGGGGGCCGGGAGGAGGCGCAGGCCGGGGCCGAGCGCGACGGGCCCTTCCGTGATGTCCGCGAAGTCGAGCAGCCCCGCCTCGTGGACGGGGTGCACCGAGTCCCGGAACAGCTGGCGCCGGGACTCCTCCATGTCCGCGGCCGCCCAGTGGTCCCACTCCGTACGGGTGGTGAGGTAGCGGGCGTTGGGGAAGGTCGGCACCCAACTCCCGCTGTCCAGGCGGGTGTTCCAGCCGACGTGGTCGGCGTGCAGATGCGTGAGGATCACCAGGTCGACGGAGTCGGGCGGAAATCCGGCGGCGGTGAGCCGGTCGAGGTAGTCGGTGTCCAGGTCGTTCCAGGCGGGCAGCGCGCGCTCCTTGCCGTTGCCGATGCCCGTGTCGACGAGGATCCGCCGACCGTCGACGGTGAACGCGAAGCTGTGGCTGGACGCGCGCAGCACGCCCTCGTCGTCGGCGAAGTCCGGGGTGAGCCACGGTGTCCGGGCCACGGTGTCCGGGGTGGCGTCGGGCAGGAGCCAGGCGCCCGTCTCAGGCGGGAAGTCGATCTCGTCGACGCGGTGCACGGCGACGTTCCCGACGGTCCAGGTGGGGGCGGGGCGGTGGGTCATGGAGTGCTCCGTGTCTCGAAGGGCTGCCGGAGGCGCGCGGCGTCCGGCGGGCTTAAAGCAATGCCTTTGCGTTTAGTGGAGGCTAGCCCCTAGGGTGGGCTAAAGCAAACCCTTAGCTTTTGCTGTTCCGACTGGAAGGACAGGCCCATGACCCCCCTCGACCTCGACCCACCCGACGCGGCCCGCTGGGCCCGGCGCGCCGGGCTGCCCCTGGCCGACGAGCGCCTCGGCGCCGTGGCCGCCACCGCCGCGCACATCCACGCCGTCGTCGCGACCCTGCGCGAGCTCGACCTCACCGACGTGGCGCCCGCCGCCGTCGGAGTGGAGGTGCGCGATGCGACCCTATGAGCTGACCGTCGCCGCCGCGGCAGCCGCGATCGCCACGGGCGAGCTGTCCCCGGTCGAGCTGACCGCGTCCGTCCTGGACCGCGTCGCGGAGGTGGAGCCGGGGCTCAACGCCTATGTGGCCGTGCGGCCCGAAGCCGCCCGCCGCGCCGCCGAGCGGGCGGAGCGCGAGCGCACCGCCGGGCGCGCGCACGGCCCCCTGCACGGCGTCCCGTTCGCCCTGAAGGACCTCATCGACGTCAAGGGGCAGTCCACGAGCGCCAGTTCACGCGTGCGCGACGGCCATGTGGCGGACGCCGACAGCACCGTCGCCGCCCGGCTCGCGGCCGCGGGCGCCGTGCTCCTGGGCAAGGCCCACACGCACGAGTTCGCCTACGGCCTGACGACGCCCCAGACCCGCAACGCCTGGGACGCCGAGCGGGTCGCGGGCGGGTCGAGCGGCGGCTCGGCCGTCGCCGTCGCGGCCGGGACCGCGCTCTTCTCGATCGGCACCGACACCGGCGGCTCCATCAGGGTCCCCGCCGCGCTCAACGGAGTGGTCGGCCTGAAGCCCACGTACGGCCTGGTGCCCACGCAGGGAGTGACCGCCCTGTCCTGGTCCCTCGACCACGTCGGCCCGATCACGCGCACGGTCCAGGACGCCGCGCTCGTGCTCCCCGCCCTGACCGGTGGCGCGGAACTCCCGTACGTGGAAGGGGATCTGACGGGCCTTCGGGTCGGCGTCCCCGCCAACTACTACTTCGACCGCGTCACCCCCGACGTCGAAGCGGCCGTGCGCGACGCCGTCGAGCGCCTCCGTGACCTGGGAGCCGAACTCGTCGACGTGCGGATCCCGATGACCCGCTACATCCAGGCGGTCCAGTGGGGCCTGATGGTCCCCGAGGCCAGCGCGAACCACGAGCGGACGCTGCGCACCGCGCCCGAGCTCTACGGGGACGACATCCGGGTCCTCCTCGAAGCGGGAGAGCTGTTCCACGCGGGCGACTACCTGCGGGCGCGGCGCGCCCGCACCCTGATGAGCCAGGAGTGGGCGCGGCTCCTGGAGGAGGTCGACGTCATCGCCGCTCCCACCGTGCCGCTGACCGCCGCCCGCACCGGGCAGCACACCGTGGAGTGGCCCGACGGCACCGTGGAGAGCGTGTCGGACGCCTACGTCCGCCTGTCCGCACCCGCCAACATCACCGGCCTTCCCGCGCTGACCGTGCCCGTCGGCCGCGACGGCGCCGGGCTGCCCATCGGCATGCAGCTCGTCGGTCGCCCGCGCGCCGAGCGGACGCTGCTGCGCGCCGGGCGGGCGTACGAGATGACGCGCCCGGACGCGGGGGCCATCGCCCCGGGAAGGGTGGCCTCCGCCCTGGGGAGGGCGGAGGCGGCCCTTCCGTCCCCGTAGAAGCTAGGAATTCGCGTTAAGGTGAACGGCATGAGTCCCAGGCCCATGGCCCGACCCGGGGGGCGCAGCGCCCGGGTGCAGGCGTCCGTGCACGCCGCCGTGCGCGAGCTCGAGGCGGAGCGGGGCCGCGCGGCCCTGACCGTCCCGCTGGTCGCGGCGCGGGCCGGGGTCACGCCGTCCACCGTCTACCGCCGCTGGGGCGACCTCCAGGAGCTCCTGTCGGACGTCGCGGTCGAGCGCCTCAGGCCCGAGGCGGACCCCGCGGACCACGGCGGCTTCCGCGCCGACCTGACGGCGTGGACCGAGCACTTCCTGGAGGAGATGTCGTCGGCGCCGGGCCGGGCCTATCTGCGCGACGCGCTCCTCGGCGACCCCGGGAGCGGCAACGCGAGCCGCTGTTCCGACTACTCCGCCGAGCACATCGACCTGCTCCTGGCCCGCGCCGCCGAGCGCGGCGAGCGGCCGCTGCCGGAGCGCGAGGCCGTCATGGACCACGTGGTCGCGCCGCTGCTCTTCCGCATCCTGTTCCGGCCGGACGGCCTGTCGCCGCAGTACGCGCGCGGACTCGTGGAAGAGGCCCTCGGGGCGAGCGCCCGCTGAGCACGGCACGGCCGGTGGCCCGGGGAAGACCCCGGGTCACCGGCCTTCGCACGTCAGGACTCGGGTGCCGCCGGATCCGCACTTCGCGCGGACAGCCCGCGACGACCGGCTCGTCCGCGACCTGCATGTGGGAGCGGGCCGCTTCCAGGGTTCACGAGGTCACCGGCTGGCCGTCGCGCCTTATTGCACATCGCTTGCAATTACTATGGACAGGCAGTAGCCGGGCCGGTCGGCACGCGGAGGAAGCGGGAGTACACGCATGGCACCCCCTCGGATCGTTCTGGGGATCGAGTCTTCTTGCGACGAGACCGGGGCAGGTCTCGTACAGGGCGGACGGCTGCTCGGGCACGCCGTCGCGTCCAGCATGGACGAGCACGCCCGCTTCGGCGGCGTCGTCCCCGAGATCGCCGCCCGCGCCCACGTGCACGCGCTGAACCCGGTGGTCCGCCGCGCCCTCGACCGAGCGGGGCTGCGGCTCGGCGACATCGGCGCCGTCGCCGTGACGACGGGGCCCGGCCTGTCCGGCGCCCTCCAGGTCGGCCTCGCCGGGGCGAAGGGCCTCGCGTACGCGCTCGACGTGCCGCTGTACGGCGTGCACCACCTGGCCGGGCACGTCGCCGCCGACACCCTGGAGCACGGCCCGCTGCCCGACCCGTGCGTGGTCCTCATCGTGTCCGGCGGCCACACCTCGCTGCTGCTCGTGCGCGACCTCGCCCGCGACCCGATCGCGCACCTGGGCGACACCCTGGACGACGCGGCGGGGGAGTGCTTCGACAAGGTGGCCCGCGTCTTCGGCCTGCCCTACCCGGGCGGCCCGGCCGTCGACCGCGCGGCCCGCGAGGGCTCCCCGGACGCGGTCGCCTTCCCGCGCCCGCTGACCGGGCCGCGCGACGACCCGTACGCCTTCTCCTTCTCCGGCCTCAAGACCGCCGCGGCCCGCTGGGCCGAGAGCCACCGGGGCGGCGAACTGCCAGTCGCCGACGGGGCCGCCGCACTCCAGGAGGCCGTCGCCGACGTCCTCACCCGCAAGGCGGTCGCGGCCTGCGCCGCGCACGGCGTGGGCACCCTCGTGGTCGTCGGCGGCGTCGCCGCCAACTCCCGGGTGCGGTCTTTGGCCGAGGAGCGCTGCCGGGCCGCGGGGATCACCCTGCGCGTCCCGCCGCTCGGCCTGTGCACCGACAACGGCGCGATGATCGCCGCGGTGGGCGACCTCCTGGTGCGCGCGGGCGCCGAACCCGCGCCCCTGGACGTGTCCATCGACCCGTCGGCGCCCCTTGAGTACGCCGCGCTGCACCCCGTCGGCGCCTTCGCGAGGGCCGCCTGATGGCCGCCGTCGTGCACCGCCTCGCCGGCCCCGCGCTGCTCGCCCACCGCGACGGCATCCGCGCGGTCTACGCCGCCGCGTTCGCCGAGCCGCCCTGGCACGCGGAGCCCGCCGAGGCCGACGGCTACCTCACGCGCCTCGCGGGCGACGTGCAGCGGCCCGGCTTCGCGGGCGCGGTGGCCCTCGACGGCGAGCGGGTGCTCGGCTTCGCCACGGCCTGGACGTCGAGCACCCCGCTGCCCGGCACCCGCTCCTACCCGCGCGTCACCGCCGCGCTCGGCGCCGAGCGCGCCGCCGCGTGGCTGTGCGGCGGCACGGAGGTCGACGAACTCGCCGTCTCGCCCGCCGCGCACGGCCGCGGACTCGGCCGTACGCTCCTCGAAGCGGTCACGCGCGACGCGCCCGACGCCCGCTGCTGGCTGCTCACGTCCGTGCGGGCCGACGCCACCGTCCGCTTCTACGAGCGGCTCGGCTGGCGGCAGGTCACCCACCCCGCGCCCGACGGGTACGGCACCGCCGTCTTCCTCGGCCCCGGCCACCCGGCGCGTGCCGCCGCCGTCCTACCGTCCCTGTAACCACTGAACCCCCGCCGGAGCACGCCTTGCGCACCGCCGACATCCGCACCCGCTTCCTCGACTTCTTCGCCGAGCGGGGCCACACCGTGGTGCCCAGCGCCCCGCTGCCGACGCCCGACCCGACGCTCCTGTTCGTCAACGCGGGCATGGTGCCGTTCAAGCCGTATCTGACGGGCGAGGTCGCACCGCCCTGGCCGCGCGCCACCAGCGTGCAGAAGTGCGTGCGCACCCTCGACATCGAGGAGGTCGGCAAGACCACCCGGCACGGCTCGTTCTTCCAGATGAACGGCAACTTCTCCTTCGGCGACTACTTCAAGGAAGAGGCCATCACCTTCGCCTGGGACCTGAGCACCCGCTCCGTCGCCGACGGCGGCTACGGGCTCGACCCGGCGAAGATCTGGGTGACCGTCCACCACTCCGACGACGAGTCGCGCGGCCTGTGGCGGCGCGTCGCCGACCTGCCCGACGAGCGCATCGTGGCCCGAGGCGACGAGGACAACTTCTGGTCCATGGGCGTGCCCGGACCCTGCGGCCCCTGCTCGGAGCTGTACTACGACCGGGGTCCCGCGCTCGGCCGCGCGGGCGGCCCGGCCGTCGACGAGGACCGGTACATGGAGTTCTGGAACCTCGTCTTCATGCAGTACGAGCGCGGCGAGGGCACCGGCAAGACCGGCTACCCGATCCTCGGCGAACTCCCGCGCCGCAACATCGACACCGGCATGGGCCTGGAGCGCATGGCCACCCTGCTCCAGGGCGTCGACAATCTGTACGAGATCGACGAGACCCGGCCCGTCCTCGACCGCGCCGCCGAACTCGCCGGGGTGCGCTACGGCGCCGACGCCGCCCAGGACGTGCGCCTTCGCGTCGTCGCCGACCACGTCCGCACCGCCCTGATGCTGCTCGCCGACGGCACCGCGCCCGGCAACGAGGGCCGCGGCTACGTCCTGCGCCGCATCCTGCGCCGCGCCGTGCGCTCCATGCGCCAGCTCGGCCACGGCGACCCGGCCCTCGCGGACCTGCTGGCCGTCGCCCGCGACCGGATGGCGCCGAGCTACCCCGAGGTCGCCGACGCCTACGCGCGCATCGCCGACCAGGCCCAGGGCGAGGAGGACGCCTTCCGCGCCACCCTCAAGCAGGGCACCACGGTCCTGGACACCGCCGTCACCCGGGTCAAGGCCGACGGCGGCCGCCAACTGCCCGGCGCCAAGGCCTTCCTGCTGCACGACACCTACGGCTTTCCCATCGACCTCACCCTGGAGATGGCCGCCGAGCAGGGCGTCGAGGTCGACCGCGAGGGCTTCACGGCCCTCATGCGCGAGCAGCGCGAGCGGGCCCGCGCCGACGCCCGCGCCCGCAAGTCCGGGTCCGCAATCGACACCTCGGCCCTGCGCGCCGTCCTCGACGAGCACGGGCCGACCGACTGGCGTGCCTGGGACACCCTGGCGACGGACTCCCGCGTCCTCGCGCTCATGGGCCCGGCCGGCCCCGTGCCCCTCGCCCGCGCCGGCGAGATCGTCACCGCCGTCCTCGACCGCACGCCGTTCTACGCCGAGTCCGGTGGGCAGGACAGCGACGCCGGACGGCTCTCCGGTGCGTCCCTCGAAGCCGATGTGCTCGATGTGCAGCGGCCGCTGCCCGGCCTGGTGGCCCATCAGATCAGGGTCACCGCAGGTGAGTTGGCCGTCGGCGGTCGCGTGCACGCCGCCGTCGACCCCGAGTGGCGGCTCGGTGCGCGCCAGGCCCACTCGGGCACCCACGTGCTGCACGCCGCCCTGCGCGAGATCCTCGGCCCGACCGCCCTGCAGTCCGGCTCCTACAACCGCCCCGGCTATCTGCGGCTCGACTTCCCCTGGCGCGGGGGCCTCTCCGCCACCGTCCGCAGCGAGGTCGAGGAGGCCGCCAACCGGGCGCTCCGCCGCGACCTGCCCGTCGGCGTGCGCTGGATGACGCTGCCCGAGGCCAAGGAGCTCGGCGCGCTGGCGCTGTTCGACGAGACGTACGGCGAGCGGGTCCGGGTGGTCGAGATCGGCGGTGCCTGGTCGCGCGAGCTGTGCGGCGGCACCCACGTCGAGCACGCGTCCCAGGTCGGCGTGGTCGCCCTGACCGCCGAGTCGTCGGTGGGCGCGGGCATGCGGCGCCTGGAGGCCGCGGTCGGCGTCGAGGGCTTCGGCTATCTCGCGCGCGAGCGCGACCTGGTCGCCCGGATCGCCGAGCAGGTGCAGGCGCCGCGCGCCGAACTCCCCGACCGGGTCGCCGCGTTGCTCGACCGGCTCAAGGCCGCGGACCGGGAGAACGAGCGCCTTCGGCAGTCGGCCCGTGCCGCCCGCGCCGCCGAACTCGCCGGGCAGGCCGTCGAGGTGGCGGGCGCGTACGTGGCCACCGCGACGACGGACGGCGACGCGGGCGCCGCGCGGGCCCTGGCCGTCGAAGTGCGCGGACGGCTGCGCGCCGAGCGCCCCGGCGTGGCCGCCGTGACTCTCTCCGGCGCCAAGCCGGTCCTCGCCGTGGCCGTGAACGAAGCGGCAAGGACAGCGGGTCTGTCGGCCTCCGCCCTGGTCAAGCGGCTGCTCGGCGGACGCGGCGGCGGCTCGGACGAGGTGGCGCAGGGCGGCGGAGCGGACCGGGAGCGGCTCGCGGCCGCGGTGGCCGGGCTCCCCGGCGTCGTACGCGAGGAACTCGGCGCCTAGCGGCCGGGTGACGGGCGGCCGCCGTGCGGGGACACGGCGGCCGCCGAGGGGGCGACAGGGGTGGGGCAGGGGTTGGCCTCTGTGGACTTACTAGGACGTCCAAGTATATCGTCGTGACCAAGGCCCGCGGTGCAGGGAAGCCGGTGTGAATCCGGCACGGTCCCGCCACTGTGACCGGGGAGCGCGTTCCCGTGGAGGTTCGAACGCCACTGACGGAGAAGTCCGTTGGGAAGGCGGGGGAGCGCGCGCTGATCCGGGAGTCAGGATACCGGCCGTGGGGTGTTCCGTGTTGTCCACGAGGATGGAGCAGACACGCATGGCCCCGGTGCGCACCCGCGACCCTGGAATTCCGGACCTGCGAGCGGTGACCCCCGCTGTCTGAAGGCCGTTCCGCGTGCCCGCGGAGGCGCG is a window from the Streptomyces spectabilis genome containing:
- the tsaD gene encoding tRNA (adenosine(37)-N6)-threonylcarbamoyltransferase complex transferase subunit TsaD; this translates as MAPPRIVLGIESSCDETGAGLVQGGRLLGHAVASSMDEHARFGGVVPEIAARAHVHALNPVVRRALDRAGLRLGDIGAVAVTTGPGLSGALQVGLAGAKGLAYALDVPLYGVHHLAGHVAADTLEHGPLPDPCVVLIVSGGHTSLLLVRDLARDPIAHLGDTLDDAAGECFDKVARVFGLPYPGGPAVDRAAREGSPDAVAFPRPLTGPRDDPYAFSFSGLKTAAARWAESHRGGELPVADGAAALQEAVADVLTRKAVAACAAHGVGTLVVVGGVAANSRVRSLAEERCRAAGITLRVPPLGLCTDNGAMIAAVGDLLVRAGAEPAPLDVSIDPSAPLEYAALHPVGAFARAA
- a CDS encoding GNAT family N-acetyltransferase, with the translated sequence MAAVVHRLAGPALLAHRDGIRAVYAAAFAEPPWHAEPAEADGYLTRLAGDVQRPGFAGAVALDGERVLGFATAWTSSTPLPGTRSYPRVTAALGAERAAAWLCGGTEVDELAVSPAAHGRGLGRTLLEAVTRDAPDARCWLLTSVRADATVRFYERLGWRQVTHPAPDGYGTAVFLGPGHPARAAAVLPSL
- a CDS encoding TetR/AcrR family transcriptional regulator, which produces MSPRPMARPGGRSARVQASVHAAVRELEAERGRAALTVPLVAARAGVTPSTVYRRWGDLQELLSDVAVERLRPEADPADHGGFRADLTAWTEHFLEEMSSAPGRAYLRDALLGDPGSGNASRCSDYSAEHIDLLLARAAERGERPLPEREAVMDHVVAPLLFRILFRPDGLSPQYARGLVEEALGASAR
- the alaS gene encoding alanine--tRNA ligase, encoding MRTADIRTRFLDFFAERGHTVVPSAPLPTPDPTLLFVNAGMVPFKPYLTGEVAPPWPRATSVQKCVRTLDIEEVGKTTRHGSFFQMNGNFSFGDYFKEEAITFAWDLSTRSVADGGYGLDPAKIWVTVHHSDDESRGLWRRVADLPDERIVARGDEDNFWSMGVPGPCGPCSELYYDRGPALGRAGGPAVDEDRYMEFWNLVFMQYERGEGTGKTGYPILGELPRRNIDTGMGLERMATLLQGVDNLYEIDETRPVLDRAAELAGVRYGADAAQDVRLRVVADHVRTALMLLADGTAPGNEGRGYVLRRILRRAVRSMRQLGHGDPALADLLAVARDRMAPSYPEVADAYARIADQAQGEEDAFRATLKQGTTVLDTAVTRVKADGGRQLPGAKAFLLHDTYGFPIDLTLEMAAEQGVEVDREGFTALMREQRERARADARARKSGSAIDTSALRAVLDEHGPTDWRAWDTLATDSRVLALMGPAGPVPLARAGEIVTAVLDRTPFYAESGGQDSDAGRLSGASLEADVLDVQRPLPGLVAHQIRVTAGELAVGGRVHAAVDPEWRLGARQAHSGTHVLHAALREILGPTALQSGSYNRPGYLRLDFPWRGGLSATVRSEVEEAANRALRRDLPVGVRWMTLPEAKELGALALFDETYGERVRVVEIGGAWSRELCGGTHVEHASQVGVVALTAESSVGAGMRRLEAAVGVEGFGYLARERDLVARIAEQVQAPRAELPDRVAALLDRLKAADRENERLRQSARAARAAELAGQAVEVAGAYVATATTDGDAGAARALAVEVRGRLRAERPGVAAVTLSGAKPVLAVAVNEAARTAGLSASALVKRLLGGRGGGSDEVAQGGGADRERLAAAVAGLPGVVREELGA